CTGGTTTCTAGTATTATTTACTGGTTTCTTTTTGTCTGCGTACTTCATTGATAGCATCATCATTTTAACATCATACTTGCTTGACTGACTACAAATTAAGTGTCAGATGAATTGTTAGTAATCACCGCTGTTTTCCAAAGGTCCAGCAGATCAGCTCAACAGGTTTACTCTTTCTACACAAAGGCATCAGTACTGAGAATTAAAGTGTGACTGGTGGAGTCCTTACCATCGCTCTAcgtggagagaagagaaggtCTTGAGTGCAGCCTCACGCGTGAAAAGCTTGAAGCCGCACTGCGTGTCCTTGATCCCTCTCACACAAAAGAACCACACCAGGAAGTGAAATCCATACATGAGGAACGTACGAAAGACAGATCGCTGCggcagagacacagcagtggTTATTTCATGCTTAGGCAGACATTGTATACTATACTCTCATCTccaagcagacagacaactACCTGAGCGACCGACTCTTTCTCCAGGTGAGCTCTGGACCCACAGGAAATTGCCATGTTCTCCTAAATGTACAGACAGGCATTGTTAGGATTGGCCCCACACTCTTCTATTAATACGCGTACGTgagacagaacaacaaaaactgaagacgGCCGCACCGGTTTGGGGCTGAGCTCATTCAGTCCGGCCTCCACTTTGTCGAGGTCAGAAAACTTTGTGGCTCCGTCAGCATCTGCCATCAGAATGACTCTCCCTCTGGAGCTCATAGTTCCCTTTaagtgtgacagagaaaacatgtgAAATCAACACCAAATCAATTCCACGCTGTTGTTTTAGTGCTGCATTCAGCTACTGTCTCACCATCCGCACAGCTCCTCCTTTCCCCCTGTTCTTCACCAGCGTCAGGACCCGCACTTTATCTGCACCGTACTTCCTTGTGTACCGCAAAGCAACCTGGTGGGACATCACAACAAGTTAGATAGAGCTTTGAAATGTTGAGTGAgctgaggaaaaataaaaaatgaccaaaaaggtTTAAAATGATCACCTCTGTGGTTTTGTCTTTGCTGCCATCGTCCACCACAATGACCTCATAGGTGAAGGATGGGTGCTGCTTCTGTAGcaaggaaacaggaagaacaaTGTG
Above is a window of Chaetodon auriga isolate fChaAug3 chromosome 15, fChaAug3.hap1, whole genome shotgun sequence DNA encoding:
- the alg5 gene encoding dolichyl-phosphate beta-glucosyltransferase — its product is MMDFLCEVVQALVALAAIGLIVVFIVAHVTAGMVNLTRHEKEKSFLTATGEKELFPSLHDPHSRELSVVIPAYNEELRMPAMLDEAMEYLENRQKQHPSFTYEVIVVDDGSKDKTTEVALRYTRKYGADKVRVLTLVKNRGKGGAVRMGTMSSRGRVILMADADGATKFSDLDKVEAGLNELSPKPENMAISCGSRAHLEKESVAQRSVFRTFLMYGFHFLVWFFCVRGIKDTQCGFKLFTREAALKTFSSLHVERWAFDVELLYIAQCFKIPIAEVAVNWTEIEGSKLIPFWSWLQMGLDLIFIRLRYITGAWTLQSPQKTD